A region from the Medicago truncatula cultivar Jemalong A17 chromosome 6, MtrunA17r5.0-ANR, whole genome shotgun sequence genome encodes:
- the LOC120576020 gene encoding uncharacterized protein, translating into MGVEEMVAMFLVVVGHNVGNRMIQERFQHSGETVSRHFHRVLHACLKLSFKYIKPEDPMFRDFHAKIKNDQRYWPFFKNAIGAIDGTHVSCAVSASEQPRFIGIKGYPTQNIMAVCDWNICFTFVLAGSEGTAHDVRVFDKALTTANLNFLHPPQGKYYLVDSGYPTPIGYIGPYRCERYHLPEVRRSSGFENNNEVFNYYHSSLRCTIERTFGVWKNRFAILHRMPQFKYETQVHIVVATMTIHNFIRRSAEMDVDFSLYEDENTIIHHDDYHRSTNLDQSQSFNVASSSQIDHARNLIHDQIIAYKLNN; encoded by the exons ATGGGGGTTGAAGAAATGGTTGCAATGTTTTTGGTCGTTGTAGGCCACAATGTCGGTAATAGAATGATTCAAGAAAGATTTCAACATTCGGGTGAGACTGTAAGTAGACATTTCCATCGTGTACTTCATGCATGCCTTAAGTTGTCCTTCAAATATATTAAACCCGAAGATCCTATGTTTCGTGATTttcatgccaaaataaaaaatgatcaaCGTTATTGGCCTTTTTTTAAGAATGCTATAGGAGCAATTGATGGTACACATGTGTCATGTGCAGTTAGTGCTAGTGAGCAACCAAGGTTTATTGGAATAAAAGGATATCCAACACAAAATATTATGGCTGTATGTGATTGGAATATATGTTTCACTTTTGTATTAGCTGGTTCGGAAGGCACTGCCCATGATGTCCGTGTTTTTGACAAAGCTCTTACTACTGCTAACCTTAACTTTCTGCATCCTCCTCAAG gtaaGTATTATTTGGTGGATTCTGGTTATCCAACACCAATAGGGTATATTGGTCCATATAGATGTGAACGTTATCATCTTCCTGAAGTTAGGCGTTCAAGTGGGTTCGAAAATAATAACGAAGTATTCAATTACTACCACTCAAGTTTAAGATGCACAATTGAAAGAACTTTTGGGGTATGGAAGAATAGATTTGCAATTTTGCATCGCATGCCTCAGTTCAAATATGAGACACAGGTTCATATAGTTGTCGCAACAATGACAATACACAACTTTATTAGAAGGAGTGCTGAAATGGATGTTGATTTCAGTctttatgaagatgaaaatacaATCATTCACCATGATGATTATCATAGATCAACTAACTTGGATCAATCCCAAAGTTTTAATGTAGCTTCTTCTTCACAGATTGATCATGCTCGAAACTTAATTCACGATCAAATTATAGCGTATAAGCTAAATAATtag